A genomic segment from Bos taurus isolate L1 Dominette 01449 registration number 42190680 breed Hereford chromosome 1, ARS-UCD2.0, whole genome shotgun sequence encodes:
- the B3GALNT1 gene encoding UDP-GalNAc:beta-1,3-N-acetylgalactosaminyltransferase 1 (The RefSeq protein has 1 frameshift compared to this genomic sequence) codes for MAPALLTTLPARMSLRSLKWSLLLLSLLSFLVMWYLSLPHYNVVERVNWMYFYEYEPIYRQDFRFTLREHSNCSHQNPFLVILVTSHPSDVKARQAIRVTWGEKKSWWGYEVLTFFLLGQQAEKEDKMLALSLEDEHLLYGDIIRQDFLDTYNNLTLKTIMAFRWVTEFCPNARYIMKTDTDVFINTGNLVKYLLNLNHSEKFFTGYPLIDNYSYRGFYQKTHISYQEYPFKVFPPYCSGLGYIMSRDLVPRIYEMMSHVKPIKFEDVYVGICLNLLKVDIHIPEDTNLFFLYRIHLDVCQLRRVIAAHGFSSKEIITFWQVMLRNTTCHY; via the exons ATGGCCCCGGCACTCCTGACCACCCTTCCAGCTAGGATGTCACTCAGATCCCTGAAATGGAGCCTTCTGCTGCTATCGCTGCTGAGTTTCCTGGTGATGTGGTACCTCAGTCTGCCGCACTACAATGTGGTGGAACGTGTGAACTGGATGTACTTCTATGAGTATGAGCCCATTTACAGACAAGACTTCCGCTTCACACTTCGAGAGCATTCAAATTGCTCTCATCAAAACCCATTTCTTGTCATCCTGGTGACCTCACACCCCTCAGATGTGAAAGCCAGGCAGGCCATTAGAGTTACTTGGGGTGAAAAGAAGTCTTGGTGGGGATATGAAGttcttacatttttcttattAGGCCAACAGGctgaaaaggaagacaaaatgtTAGCATTATCCTTAGAGGATGAACACCTCCTTTATGGGGACATAATACGACAGGATTT AGATACATACAATAATCTGACCCTGAAAACCATTATGGCATTTAGGTGGGTAACTGAGTTTTGCCCCAACGCCAGGTATATCATGAAGACAGACACTGATGTTTTCATCAATACTGGCAATTTAGTGaagtatcttttaaatttaaaccaCTCAGAGAAGTTTTTCACAGGTTATCCTTTAATTGATAATTATTCCTACAGAGGATTTTACCAAAAAACCCATATTTCATACCAGGAATATCCCTTCAAGGTGTTCCCGCCTTACTGCAGTGGGTTGGGTTATATAATGTCCAGAGATTTGGTGCCGAGAATCTATGAAATGATGAGTCACGTAAAACCCATCAAGTTTGAAGATGTTTATGTTGGGATCTGTTTGAATTTATTAAAAGTGGACATTCATATTCCAGAAGACACCaaccttttctttttatataggaTCCATTTGGATGTCTGTCAGCTCAGACGTGTGATTGCAGcccatggcttttcttccaaggaaatcaTCACATTTTGGCAGGTTATGCTAAGGAACACCACATGTCATTATTAA